Within Macaca nemestrina isolate mMacNem1 chromosome 12, mMacNem.hap1, whole genome shotgun sequence, the genomic segment CtggaggctttttctttttctttttttttttttttttttaatcctgggCCTCTGGTTCCTATGGTGGGAGGCCCTGACATACTATTAGACTAGGAGCCCCTGGAACTTCTGGCCAGCTCTGCAGCAGGTGCCCATCTTCTTtttataatgcccttcttttttcttttctttttttttttttttttttttgagacggagtctcgctttgtcacccaggctagagtgcagtggccggatctcagctcactgcaagctctgcctcccaggttcacgccattctcctgcctcagcctcccgcgtagctgggactacaggcgcccgccacctcgcccagctagttttttgtatgttttagtagagacggcgtttcactgtgttagccaggatggtctcgatctcctgacctcgtgatccgcccgtctcggcctcccaaagtgctgggattacaggcttgagccaccgcacccagccttttctttttttttgttttgagatggagcctcactctgtcgcccaggctagagtgcagtgacgcgatctcggctcactgcaacctccacctcctgggttcaagtgattctcctgcctcagcctcccaagtagctgggactacaggtgcgtttcaccacacctggctaattttttatttttagtagagatggggtttcaccatattggcaaggctggtctcgaactcctgacctcaggtgatacatccacttcagcctcacaaagtgctgggattacaggtgtgagccaccatgcctggcctcttctttttttttttttttttttttttttttttgagacagtttgctgtgtcacccaggaggcaggagtgatctcagctcaatgcaacctcctgggttcaagtgattctcgtacctcagcctcctgagtagttggaattacagacgtgtgctaccatacccagctaattttttgtatttttagtagaggtggggtttcaccatgttggccaggctggtcttgaactcctgtcctcaagtgatctgcccacctcggcctccccaaatgttgggattacaggtgtgagccactgtgcctggcttacctGCCCTTCTTGAGGAGGGATATAGGATATAGATTGGAGGAGTCTAGTCTTGGGGTGAATTGACAACAATAGGCTTAGAGTGCCTATCACTGTTAACTGTTTTAAGTCACAGGCAGGAAGGCCCTGCCAATTCCCTTCCTttacagaaggagaaactgaggaCAAGTGACTTGGCTAAGGTTGCATAGCAggtcagtggcagagctaggTGGTACCAGAACCAGATCTCCTGGCTTCTTCTCCAGAGCTCTGTTAGTCTCACTGTGCTAGGAGGAAGTAGGCTAGTGCCCTGGCTCTTATGCATATGCAGCTCCCCAAAGTCAAAGACCTTTGCATTTCCCTCCAGCAGAATCAGAAAGTCTGGTAAATGGGAACCACACCCCACAGCCTGCAACACGGGGACCCTCGGCCTGTGCCAGCCACAGTTCCCTGGTGAGCTCTATTGAGAAGGACCTGCAAGAGATCATGGACTCACTGGTGCTAGAGGAGCCTGGAGCTGCTGGCAAGAAGCCTGCCACAACCTCTCCACTGTCGCCGATGGCTAATGGTGGGCGCTACCTGCTGTCTCCCCCAACCAGCCCTGGTGCCATGTCTGTGGGCTCCAGCTATGAGAACACCTCTCCAGCCTTCTCTCCACTCTCCTCACCAGCCAGCAGTGGAAGCTGTGCCAGTCACTCACCCAGTGGGCAAGAGCCAGGACCTTCTGTGCCCCCGCTGGTACCTGCCCGTTCCTCCAGCTACCATCTGGCCCTGCAGCCCCCACAGTCCCGCCCAAGTGGTGCTCGCTCTGAGAGTCCTCGGCTGAGCAGGAAAGGGGGCCATGAGAGGcctcccagccctggcctccGGGGTCTGCTAACAGACAGCCCTGCAGCTACTGTGTTGGCGGAGGCCCGGAGAGCCACTGAGAGCCCCCGGCTGGGTGGGCAGCTGCCTGTGGTGGCCATCAGCCTGAGTGAATACCCAGCTTCTGGTGCTCTCAGTCAACCCACCAGCATTCCTGGCAGCCCTAAGTTCCAGCCTCCAGTCCCTGCTCCCCGAAACAAGATTGGCACACTCCAGGACCGCCCTCCCAGCCCTTTCCGTGAGCCTCCAGGCAGTGAGCGGGTGCTAACAACTAGCCCCTCACGCCAACTGGTGGGCCGAACATTTTCAGATGGGTTAGCCACTCGTACCCTGCAGCCTCCTGAGAGTCCCCGCCTGGGCCGGCGGGGCCTGGACAGTATGCGAGAACTACCCCCCTTAAGTCCATCTCTGTCCCGGCGAGCCCTCTCCCCACTGCCCACCCGGACCACCCCAGATCCCAAGCTAAGCAGGGAAGTGGCAGAGAGTCCTCGGCCCCGGCGCTGGGCAGCCCATGGGGCTTCACCAGAGGACTTCTCCCTGACGCTGGGGGCACGAGGCCGTAGGACACGGAGCCCCTCACCCACACTGGGTGAGTCTCTGGCACCCCGCAAGGGCAGCTTCAGTGGCAGGCTGAGCCCAGCCTACAGTCTGGGCTCTCTTACTGGGGCTTCACCCTGCCAAAGTCCCTGTGTCCAGAGGAAGCTCTCCAGCGGGGACTTGCGGGTGCCTGTCACAAGGGAGCGGAAAAATAGCATCACAGAGATCAGTGACAATGAGGACGACCTCCTGGAGTACCACCGGCGACAGCGCCAAGAGCGGCTCCGGGAGCAGGAGATGGAGAGGCTGGTGAGCAGGTGCCAGGGAGGCTTGCCACTGTCCATGGCAGAGTCTCTGCCAGGGCTCGAGCAGGCCAGCTGGCAGAGCGGGAGGGGCCCTCAAACAGGGCTTGGGCTTCTCAAGGTTCCCCACCTCCAGGATACACTTTAGTGATCAATATCTTATGGTTCTGGTGCCCTGAAGAAGAAATTCTTTTGAAATTTCTAAGGCTTTATTTTAAATTCGtgctaattttgcatttattcaacatagcatttgttttaatgtataaattaaatTTCACATTGTTTACTCAAGCACAGTGAAGCTCTAGGAAAACATACCACAGGTATGGTAAGACCTTGAACCTCCCAGTTTGAGAAGCAAGTTGAAGTAGGTTGAGTAGGCTGAAGCTCAGGGAGGGGAATGgctttgtccaaggtcacacagcaagttctGGCAGAGCTGGAATTGGAACCCAAGTCTCCTGActctaagactttttttttagaaaagtacCTTGTCCTTTTTTGCTTCTCTTTGGCTTCTACAAGTGGGTGGGAGCTGCTCACCCTGGCCCAGGCAGTATCATCTAGGAGTGTGGGTGGCAGGGAAGAAGGACAGAGCAGGATAGGCAACCCTGGCCTGACCGTTAGCCAGCCTCTGTAATTGTGACTGTGTGCGTCCGTGTGCATGCGTGTGGGTGTGTGCAGGGGCCGGGTGTGGCTCTAGGCAGCTGTCCTGGAGATGGCATCTGAGCTGGGTCGGGGCCAGGATTCCCCAGATAACTCAGGGAGCTTAAGGGGCTCTGGCTGGTGTGTACACAGTCGAGCCCATGTACAGAAGAATGGATTCTGCCCTCTGTCCTTGCAAGCAGAACAGGGTTCTTTGGGAGGTGAGCAGGAACCCTGGGACTGGTTTGAGGAGGAGAATCAGAACTGATGAGAACCAGAACTGAAGCATCTGGAGATGCTTTTGGAAGAGGTTGGGACAGTTTTGGATGAGGGTATAggattgtgtgtttgtgttggaTGGGGGTGAGATGAGGCAGATTCCGTCTTTTCCTTTGctgcatcttctctttttttttttttttttttttgagacggagtctcgctctgtcacccaggctggagtgcagtggccagatctcagctcactgcaagctccgcctcccgggtttacgccattctcctgcctcagcctcctgagtagctgggactacaggcgcccgccaccacgcctggctagtctttttgtatttttttagtagagacggggtttcaccgtgttagccaggatggtctcaatctcctgacctcgtgatccgcccgtctcggcctcccaaagtgctgggattacaggcttgagccacagcgcccggcctgcTGCATCTTCTCTTCACTGTTTTTGCATTGGTCTAGATGGGAATGCATGGCCATTCTAAGCTGGGGTCTCATCCTGGAGAGGGGGCAGTAAGCCTGGCACAGGCAGAGTGGCAGGCACAGTCTCCCCCAACTCCTCCATCAGTCTCCCCAACCCTATTCCCACACATAAGCACACATCTTACCACTAGTCCTGACCTGCCTCACCTGCCACTTTAAGTCTTGGAGGCTGCCCGCCCTGCCCCTCCCACCGCAACCAGGCTGCTTATCTGGGTCCTGGGGCAGGGGCGGAGGCActggcccagcctcccaggtGCCGAggctctgttcctttttttttttttttttgccatggaaCTGGGCAAGCAACAGGAGGGAAGCTGGGTAAGTGTATGAGAACGCCTCTCCAGCCTTCTCTCCACTTCCTGCGGTTTGGGTTCATGGCCAAAATGTAAGTGGTGAGAGACACTTGAGGAGATCTAGGAACCCTAGAGAGCCATGGGAGCCTCACAAGCCAGGCTTCAGGCCTATAGATAGGCCTGCAGGAGAAGGCGACAAAGACCAGGAATGCGATTGTATCATCCCTCCTTTACTTCCTAGGCCCCTGAGAGGTGACTGTATCTTGGTGGGTGTGTATGTGGAGAGGGGTGGATGAAGTGGTAGGGCCATGGGAGTACTCACTCATGGGCCTGGGCATTCAAGGACTGGTAGCAGCCCATCCTGCTGATAAACAGCCAAGGGCTGCCTGAAGGTAACTTGGAGCTGAGGTGGGGACAGAGGGCCATGTCCTTGGTTTACCTCTTCTCCATGTGTGTCTGTGGTTGGGTGTCTGGTCCCTGTGGGCTTGTGGGTCTGTTTTCCAGCCCTGTCTGTCTGCATACGTGCCCACCTGTCTGTATGCTAGACTGTGTTTATCTGTGAGTGTGCATCAGTGTGCATTTGTGCATGTCAGGGCTGGTGTCTTTGTACCTGCTTATTAATGCAAGTCCAGGGCACATATTGTGTCCTTGTGTGCCTGTGCATCAATGCTGGTGTGTCAGTGTGTGTCCTCGTGTCTGTAGTTCTGTGTGTACCTGCGTTAGGACGAGCACCCGAGTTTATCTGTGTCTCATTGTGGTCTGTAGTCTACTTAACAATATGTTTCCGTATGTGTTTGGTGTGTTCCTTTGTGTCCATGAGGAAGCCCTGTCCTGGGGTAgattgaaaaaagaaaggaacaggaAGACGGAAGGGGCTGCCCCAGAAGTGGGGCACCTGTCCACATGGCACAACAGCCTGGTTCTTCCTGCCCACTTCTGGGGCACCCTATTTCCCTCTGCCTCCCCCAGGTCTTGGAGTCAGGCATCTCCTGACTTGACACTGATGACCTAGCCACCAGTAACCTTGCTCTCCCTCCTGACAGGATACTGAACCTGGCGCTATCCCCACCAGGGCTCAACTTCCTCCCCTTCATGTCCTGCTCTGTCCATCCTCCCCAGGAACGCCAGCGCCTGGAGACCATCCTGAACCTGTGTGCCGAATACAGCCGGGCTGATGGGGGATCTGAGGCCGGGGAGCTCCCCAGCATTGGGGAGGCCACCGTAGCATTGGCACTGGCAGGCCGGAGGCCCTCACGAGGCCTTGCAGGGGCCTCTGGGCGGAGCATCGAGGAGCCTGGAATTGCCACCCAACGCCTGTGGGAGAGTATGGAGCGCTCAGATGAGGAAAATCTCAAGGAGGAGTGCAGCAGCACTGAGAGCACCCAGCAGGAGGTGAGATGGAGGGGTAGGCAAGAcaaagaggctgaggttggaccTGCTGGGGGCAGAAGAGGCTAGTGTATTGAATGCCAAGGTCCAGTGAGGAGAAGGATCAAGTTTGGGAAGAGATTCGAGAGCAGAGGTGCAGAAATGAGacaaggaagagaagggaggtgTTGATGAGCTTCCCAAGCTATAAATATGCTTTATGACCTGCCTTTCCATGGGGCTCCACCCAGGCCTGGCACTCAGTGGTAAATCTTTATTATCTTCAGCAGAGCCCTTATTGCTCCCCTCAAAGGTAGGGGTGGGGGGGCAGGGAATTAGCCTCCTGTCTCAGTCCAGCTATTCCTCAGCAAGTGCGTGGAGGAACAGGTGATCCATTTTCTTGGTCTGACTCCAAAAAGCTCTAGGCTTCCTCAGTTGATAGCTTCCCTCCCCTCCAGCACGAAGACACACCTAGCACCAAGCTCCAGGGAGAGGTGCTAGCCCTGGAAGAGGAGCGGGCTCAGGTGCTGGGGCGCGTGGAACAGCTCAAGGTCCGTGTGAAGGAGCTAGAGCAGCAGCTGCAGGAGTCAGCCCGAGAGGTGAGCCATGAAGGCCCTAGCTAGACTCTTCCCTAGGCCAACTGAAGGCCCCAGAGAGGGGCCACAGTCATCTGCTTTGATGGGGACCCTGGTGTCTGCCCCCAGGCCGAAATGGAGCGAGCACTgctgcagggagagagggaggcagagcgGGCACTGCTGCAGAAGGAGCAGAAGGCAGTGGATCAACTGCAAGAGAAGCTGGTGGCCTTGGAGACAGGCATCCAGAAGGAGAGGGACAAGGTAACCCACACCTGGCCCGGCTTAGTACTGGGTACCAGTGGCCTGGGAGAGGAGAAACGTCTTCTCTGGGGCCCTGCACCCCTCACCTCATCATCCATTCTGCAGTACAAGTGGTCTCTGTGGCCTTCCAGGGACAGGGTGACTTGTCCTCCTCTGTGGAAGGTACCAGCTTGGAGGGCACTGTCAGGGGCTGGGCTGGTGTCTGGGGTCTCCTCTGTTTGGGTCTGTGTGCTACCTCTGGGTGCCTGCCATCCTAGGCCCTTTAAGGCCCTTCTAGGAAGTGCCAAAGCCCCTTCTTGGGCAGTGAGCACAGCCCGAGGGACTGACACTGGGGAGTGATTCAAGTTTGGGTCCCACCATCTGGAGAACATCTCCCTCCAAGCATGCCACAAGTGCTTACATTGTGATCTTTGGGAGATGACCCTCGGGCCTCTGCTTCCCTTGAGCCTTCAGGATCTGCAGCCTCCTGTCCCAGGTGACCCTAGCTTCTGCCCCTGCCCCTTTCAGATTTCGTGCCAGCCTGCAGGGGCCACTCCCGGATGGCCAACACCGTGCCAAAAGCTCTGAAGTGGAGAGGGGTCATCTATTTCTGGATCTGACAGTATTTTTCcaataatttaattttccttctggATTTTTTGAGTTTCTTCCTCTTGCCCTCAGTTTTGAGGATCTTAAAAATTCTTTGACccgttgggttttttttgtttttttttggagctTTGGCTCTGGCCCCCAAAACCACACTCCCAAATTCTGTGCCAAATTAACTTCATGCTTGCCAACTAGGCCTACACTAACGCCCCTTCTAATCACTGACCTGGGCTTTCCGCATGCCCCTAACTGCCAGTGCCACCCAGGTAGGGCTGAGCCATGCCCGCTTTTGCACTAACTCAATGGGTGCCTCCGtgcccctggcctctccccaaATGCTGCCTCCTTCTTTTCTTGGTGTGGGACCCCAGAGTTTTGATATGAAAGGAATTGGCAGGAGGACTGGTAGCTCAACTTTACTCAAGGGGGCATTGGCAGGAGGGGTATAAGGGTGGGGGAAATGCTTGGCTGTGGCGCTGCTCAGACTGAAGTTCTTCCCATTGGAAATGCCTAGGCTGCTGTCTTAGGCTACTGTCTGAGGACAGCATAAGATAACTCAAGGAAGCTTCCTGGCAGCTTCCTGTACAGCAGACCAGGCTGTCTTCCACCTATTCCCTTGCCTGCCTTCTGGAGCCAAGGAGCAAGGAGGCCCAGTTGTGGGCATGGTCTTGGAGGGCTTGAACAGGACTTCTCTGCCAACACAGTGGCTACCCTTCCTAGCTTTCCCCTGGGGCTTCCTAAATTCAGATACCCATCAGAGGTTGGTAATGGGTAGCCCCTACTCTTCCCCTCACCCCGAGCCACCTATAACACAGGGTATTTTACAGCCTGAGTCCAAGGCTGAGGAAGCACCTAAACCTCAGCAACTGGCCTGATCGGGTCCTCCTCTCTGGGGATGGGTAGATGAGTTGGGTAGAGGGGTGGGAGTGACTGGGTTCAGCACAGGGCCTCACTCCCAGGGATAAAGCTCAGCATTTCAGAAGGAACCTGCCTAATCTCGTTTCCCGCTGACCTGGAGTGTTTTGGAGGCCTGGATTTCACTTTCTCTGTGGGGAAGAAAGAAGTTATTTGAGGCTGTGGTAGtgacggtggtggtggtgatggtggtagtgatggcaGTGGTGTGGAGGGTTCACTCGgcttccctcccctgcccccagcccatgGCTCCACTCTGACTTTGGAATCAGTAATCAGTTTCTCCTCTGCCTGTCCTTTGAGGGGTGACTCACCAAACCCTCCCCTCATCCCCCTTCCCGCCCTCAGAGGTGTCATCTCACCCCAGACAGAACAGTCCACCCCCTCTGTACCCACTCCTGGGAGTCTTACTACCATGACAACAGCCCAAACTAATTGCAACCCTTATCCCTGAAGTTCAGCCTGCAGGGCCAACACCCCACCCTGATCCtgggcaggaggggagggaggccaAGGGTGTTGGGCTGGGGTCCACTCTGCCACACTGCTTTAACATCCTCAGCTCCTGATTCACGCCCAACCCTGGATTTAACCTTCACCATCACTTTTTACCCTGGGTTAAATTTTGGTCTCTGGGCTGTGGTAGAAGGGGAGGGATGAGAACTGGAGGCTCCGATTCTGTGATGCGGAACCAGCCTTGACTGGTTTGGAGAGAAAACAGAGGGCCTTTTCTCAGGACCTACCCAACAATTTCAGTTTAAGGGACCCCAGGAGACCAAAATCTGTGCCCTGCCCCCACACCTCTGCCTGTGTTACCCCACCCCCTGCACCTCTGACTGCTGTGTTACCCTTCAGCTCCTGGCCTCGGGCCCTCTGCCTCTTCACCTCTTTCCCTCCTCACTTTCCCTTTCTACTCTTTTCTTCTCCTCACCTGGTTATTCTCCTCTTTGATTCCagccttttttcttctctcaaccCCCATTGCCGACCCCCATTCTGtcccgccctggcctccctccCGCGCTCCCCTCCCGCCGCTGCCGGGCCGGAGTTGAGGAGTGTGTGTTCTGTTTCTCCCCTGTGCCCCGCCCTCTCCCTCGCCCTCCCGCCGACCAGGAGAGGGCGGAGCTGGCCGCGGGACGGAGGCACCTGGAGGCCCGCCAGGCGCTCTACGCCGAGCTCCAGACGCAGCTCGATAACTGCCCCGAGTCAGTGCGGGAACAGTTACAGGAGCAGCTGAGAAGGGTCAGTTCCACCGCCCCCCCTCCCCCGGCCCCCGCGGGCCACGccccagaaggaagagaggagagcgGTGGGACGGGACCACCTGGCCCCTGCAGTACCTGCCGGACACCAGGGTCGGTGCTGTGGCTTGGAGGGAACCGGGAAGGTTGCGGGGTCAGCGCTCCAGGCCATGATGCCCGCGAAAGGGCAAGGCCAAGTACAGCGGGAGCTGGGTGAAGGCAGGTTTCCTACCCAATTTCCCCGGGTCCAGCCCCATACAACGCATGTCCCTGTGGCCTGGCCTTCCAGGTGCAGAGTGGCATTGCAAGCACCACCCAACCCCCTTTGTCACTGTCGTTGAAGGAGGCAGAGGCCCTGGAGACTGAGACAAAGGTCTTTGAGGACTTGGAGTTCCAGCAGTTGGAGCGGGAGAGCCGCGTGGAGGAGGAGCGTGAGCTGGCGGGTCAGGGGCTGCTCCGGAGCAAGGCTGAGCTGCTCCGCAGCATCACCAAGAGGAAGGTGTGCCCCACCCCGTTCCCTGCTGCGTGCTGTTGGAGGCCTGTGACCTGGGTTTGAATACCAATGACTTAACAAAAGTTAACTTCGCCTGTTGTGCCTgggtttccttgtctgtaaaatgagaattataacaggttgttatgagaattaaacaaGATGTAAAGACAGAATAAGATGTGATTGTAGTAAGCACTCGGTgaagaatagctattattattaagcTCTGACTCCCCTCGGTCTTCCAGTGGAAAGTGGATTCTGCTCCCATTCAGAGCTTGGCACTGGCCTGTCAGGAAGGTgaaagatggaggaggaggaggtttgCCCCGTGCGTGCAGAGCTCTTGTCTGGTGGAAGTGCTGGGACACACAGAAAGATTTGAGATCTGGATATTAGAGCCAGCTAGGGGCCCTAGAAAGGGcattcatggccgggcgcggtggctcaagcctgtaatcccagcactttgggaggccgagactggtggatcacgaggtcgggagatcgagaccatcctggctaacacggtgaaaccccgtctctactaaaaaaaaaaaaaaatacaaaaaactagccgggtaagttggcgggcgcctgtagtcccagctactcgggaggctgaggcaggagaatggcgtaaacccgggaggcggagcttgcagtgagctgagatccagccactgcactccagcctgggcgacagagcgagactctgtctcaaaaagaaaaaaaaagaaagggcattCATTTGGGTTCCAGCCATGGCTCCGTCCTGCCTTGGCCGAGCTGTAAAACAAGGGTTATTGCGTATTGTGGCCTGGTTGGCTCTGACACGCTAGCTAGATACTGTGATTGTCTGCTCCTGATCTCAGCCAGACCACAGGATGGTGGCGCAGGTGCCTGTGTGTGAGGGTGGGGAGTAAAGCTGGGAGGAGGTATGTGTTAGTAAGGGTTGGGAAGAGGTGAGAGAGGGACTGGAGAGGATGGCTCAAGCAGCTTCCACCCTTATGGCTGAAGCTTGTGgccaggcacatgcacacatgcatgtacattATGCCTGACTGGAGTTAGTATGGAGGAAGTGAGCATGGTGAGATTGGGGAGGGGTGTCTAAAATTGGCGACTTAGAAGATTTGCTGGCTAGCCTGGGGTTGGTGGTAAGTGGGGAGCTGCTGGACTTTCCTTGAGTCCAGATCCCATGCTTCTCTCCCTGAGCTGCTGTCTTACAAATGCACTGACTGatgaatggaaggaagaaaattgACACACCTAAGCACATGAGTGTGTGTCAGGCACCTTGCTGGGAGCCTTCCTTGGATTACCTCATGCTGTCCTTAGGATGGTATCACAAGACAAgtgctattatccccattttatagacaaggaaactagGAGTAAGAGAAGCTACACATTTTGCCCAAAGCCTCCCATAATATAAGCTTCAGAGTCAGAATTGGAACCCAGGCCTGTTGGCCCAAATCCCATGTTCCTTCTACTGTACTGCACTGAGGCTAGGGGTGGGCACTTCTCtagcctcttcctccttcttcctggaGGTAGGGAGCTGTAGATCAGCTAATCTCATCCCTTTGGGATTCTGGTGAGTATAAGCTCCAGGGAGGTTGGGAGGGCTTGGCAGTAGTGGATTCCTCTTCCCACACCCACGCTGGCTCCTGGGAAACCGGAGCTAAACCCCTGGGACCTGGGGTATCACATTCTTCCCCATGCTCCTCCTTAGGAACCTTATCTAGCTTTCATTCTCAGACCCTAGTGTCCCACCTAGGCTCTGTCTACCCTGGTGCCCTGTGCCCCCCTGCCCTTTCCACTCTGATTCAGAGTGGCTCAGAGTACTGGCCTGGGAGTTCAATAGATGATTCTAGTCCTTGCTCTACCACTTAGCTGGCTAAGAGATCTTAGCTTCTAAATATGTTGgtgttctcacctgtaaaatggatataaatGCAGCTGCCTCATAAGGGAGCTTATTAAATGACATAACAAATGCAAAACATTTAGCAGAGTTCCTGGCTCCTAATGGGTTCTTAGTAGATGGTGGCTCTTGCAGTGAGGATTACTGCCTAGcctactttgttgttgttgttgattttgagacagagtctcgctgttgtcacccaggccagagtgcaatggtatctcagcttactgcaacctccacctcccgggttcaagcaattctcctgcctcagcctctcaagtagccaggattacaggtgcccccaaccacacctggctaatttttgtatttttggtagcgatgggatttcaccatgttggccaggctggtctcaaactcctaacctcaggtgatccagcctcctcagcttcccaaagtgctaagattacaggcgtgagccacaacacccggccAGCCTACTTTGGTCTTCTTTTGGACTGACCCCAGATTTAGGACATCATCCTTCTTTAACTCTTCCTTTCCCATGATTTGCTCCTAAGGGTGGTGGTTTAAGGCTGCCTTCTTCAGGAAGCCCTCCTGGGATTAACCCAGCCCATTTTTCCTATCCCTCGTCCTTCCCCCttattatcttttcatttccttttagcaCATGATTGTTgagccaggtactgttctaaaaGCCCTATTGAGGGtataaagacagaaaagacaATGTGGATCTTATGTTTGGGGCAGGGTGGTGGTAGTGGTAACAGATATattcacaaataacaataatagagGCAGATGGTGATACAGAAGAATGTGAGCACAGAGGAAGGAGCAAAGAAATTGAGTGGCAATCAAGGGAGGCTTTGGAGAGGAGGTAGCATTTGGTCTAATCTTAGATGATAAGTAAGCTCTTGATAGGTAGAGAAGATTGGGACAGCTCTTCTGGCCTAAGGAAGTGACATAAGAAAGGCCTgagagtggccgggcgcggtggctcaagcctgtaatcccagcactttgggaggccgagacgggcggatcacgaggtcaggagatcgagaccatcctggctaacatggtgaaaccccgtctctactaaaaaataacaaaaaaaactagccgggcgatgtggcggacgcctgtagtcccagctactcgggaggctgaggcaggagaatggcgtgaacccgggaggcggagcttgcagtgagctgagatccggccactgcactccagcctgggtgacagagcaagactccgtctcaaaaaaaaaaaaaaagaaaggcctgaGAGTTTACAGCTACACAGCTGAGTGTACAGTGTGGCTG encodes:
- the LOC105476399 gene encoding pleckstrin homology-like domain family B member 1 isoform X18, with amino-acid sequence MCAWRAKAAAERTPARPGGSLATAMHRSGRGRGRPPGTQELWSLRTMDTLNRNQIGPGCKTQTMVQKGPLDLIETGKGLKVQTDKPHLVSLGSGRLSTAITLLPLEEGRTVIGSAARDISLQGPGLAPEHCYIENLRGTLTLYPCGNACTIDGLPVRQPTRLTQGCMLCLGQSTFLRFNHPAEAKWMKSMIPAGGRAPGPPYSPVPAESESLVNGNHTPQPATRGPSACASHSSLVSSIEKDLQEIMDSLVLEEPGAAGKKPATTSPLSPMANGGRYLLSPPTSPGAMSVGSSYENTSPAFSPLSSPASSGSCASHSPSGQEPGPSVPPLVPARSSSYHLALQPPQSRPSGARSESPRLSRKGGHERPPSPGLRGLLTDSPAATVLAEARRATESPRLGGQLPVVAISLSEYPASGALSQPTSIPGSPKFQPPVPAPRNKIGTLQDRPPSPFREPPGSERVLTTSPSRQLVGRTFSDGLATRTLQPPESPRLGRRGLDSMRELPPLSPSLSRRALSPLPTRTTPDPKLSREVAESPRPRRWAAHGASPEDFSLTLGARGRRTRSPSPTLGESLAPRKGSFSGRLSPAYSLGSLTGASPCQSPCVQRKLSSGDLRVPVTRERKNSITEISDNEDDLLEYHRRQRQERLREQEMERLERQRLETILNLCAEYSRADGGSEAGELPSIGEATVALALAGRRPSRGLAGASGRSIEEPGIATQRLWESMERSDEENLKEECSSTESTQQEHEDTPSTKLQGEVLALEEERAQVLGRVEQLKVRVKELEQQLQESAREAEMERALLQGEREAERALLQKEQKAVDQLQEKLVALETGIQKERDKERAELAAGRRHLEARQALYAELQTQLDNCPESVREQLQEQLRREAEALETETKVFEDLEFQQLERESRVEEERELAGQGLLRSKAELLRSITKRKERLAVLDSQAGQIRAQAVQESERLARDKNASLQLLQKEKEKLTVLERRYHSLTGGRPFPKTTSTLKEVYRSKMDGEATSPLPRTRSGPLPSSSGSSSSSSQLSLATLGRSPSPKSALLTQNGTGSLPRNLAATLQDIETKRQLALQQKGQQVIEEQRRRLAELKQKAAAEAQCQWDALHGAAPFPAGPSGFPTLMHHSILHHLPVGRERGEEGEHAYDTLSLESSDSMETSISTGGNSACSPDNMSSASGLDMGKIEEMEKMLKEAHAEKNRLMESREREMELRRQALEEERRRREQVERRLQSESARRQQLVEKEVKMREKQFSQARPLTRYLPIRKEDFDLKTHIESSGHGVDTCLHVVLSSKVCRGYLVKMGGKIKSWKKRWFVFDRLKRTLSYYVDKHETKLKGVIYFQAIEEVYYDHLRSAAKSPNPALTFCVKTHDRLYYMVAPSAEAMRIWMDVIVTGAEGYTQFMN